One part of the Acidimicrobiia bacterium genome encodes these proteins:
- a CDS encoding BMC domain-containing protein produces the protein MPMQPAVALLEFDSIAVGIETGDAMIKRAPLDVIRAGTVHPGKYLVLIGGRVADVEEALEAGRLAGSGHLIDEMLLPDVHDDVVAALAGARAAGPGEALGIIETSTVAAVIEAADAGRKGAEVTLREIRMADGLGGKGYLLFSGPVAEVEAAVEIGCARAPDQIIAGRVIAQIHEEMDENLVEDGRFRKRMRDEA, from the coding sequence ATGCCCATGCAGCCCGCAGTCGCGTTGCTCGAGTTCGACTCGATCGCAGTCGGCATCGAGACCGGCGACGCGATGATCAAGCGCGCTCCTCTGGATGTGATCAGGGCGGGGACCGTTCATCCGGGCAAGTACCTGGTGCTCATCGGCGGGCGGGTTGCCGACGTCGAGGAAGCGCTCGAGGCCGGGCGCCTCGCCGGGTCCGGTCATCTCATCGACGAGATGCTGCTGCCGGACGTTCACGACGACGTCGTGGCGGCACTGGCCGGTGCACGGGCGGCAGGTCCCGGGGAGGCTCTGGGCATAATCGAAACGTCGACCGTGGCCGCCGTGATCGAAGCCGCCGACGCCGGCCGCAAAGGTGCGGAAGTCACCCTGCGGGAGATCCGGATGGCCGACGGTCTGGGAGGCAAGGGCTACTTGCTCTTCTCGGGCCCGGTTGCCGAGGTCGAAGCGGCCGTGGAGATTGGGTGCGCCCGGGCGCCGGATCAGATCATTGCGGGTCGTGTGATCGCACAGATCCACGAGGAGATGGATGAGAACCTGGTCGAGGACGGCAGGTTCCGGAAACGGATGAGAGATGAGGCGTAG
- a CDS encoding BMC domain-containing protein, whose translation MAEALGMIEARSFAAMVEAADAMVKAAKVELVSYEETGGGYVTAVVRGDVAAVKAAVEAGVRGAERVGEVIASHVIARPHTNIDLVLPLGRAEEAGKE comes from the coding sequence ATGGCTGAAGCCCTTGGAATGATCGAAGCGAGAAGCTTCGCAGCAATGGTCGAGGCTGCCGATGCGATGGTGAAGGCAGCCAAAGTGGAACTCGTCTCCTACGAGGAGACCGGTGGCGGCTATGTGACTGCCGTTGTCCGCGGCGATGTTGCCGCCGTCAAGGCAGCCGTTGAGGCGGGCGTTCGCGGTGCAGAGCGCGTCGGTGAAGTCATCGCCAGCCATGTCATCGCCCGTCCGCACACGAACATCGACCTCGTGCTCCCGCTCGGCCGCGCCGAAGAGGCGGGCAAGGAGTAG
- the deoC gene encoding deoxyribose-phosphate aldolase, with amino-acid sequence MVANGADRVSYQGNGSDVPLDLAKFIDHTLLKPDATADDIDLLCTEAKDYGFAAVCVNPAWVKRAAVNLKGTGVRVASVVGFPFGATTSDVKAMETRRVLRDGAREIDMVINIGALKSGEYDHVRDDIAKVADACHEVGALAKVIIETSLLDDEEKVMASHLAKEAKADFVKTSTGFAGGGATVHDVLLMRETVGPKMGVKASGGVRNREDAEEMIAAGATRIGASAGISIVTGGTSSEQY; translated from the coding sequence ATCGTTGCCAACGGAGCGGACCGGGTCAGCTATCAGGGCAACGGTTCGGACGTCCCGCTCGATCTGGCCAAGTTCATCGATCACACCCTCCTCAAGCCGGACGCCACCGCCGACGACATCGACCTCCTCTGCACCGAGGCCAAGGACTATGGGTTTGCCGCTGTGTGCGTCAACCCGGCCTGGGTCAAGCGGGCGGCGGTCAATCTCAAAGGAACCGGTGTCCGCGTCGCTTCCGTGGTCGGGTTCCCGTTTGGTGCAACCACTTCGGACGTAAAGGCCATGGAGACGCGTCGTGTGCTGCGGGACGGTGCGCGCGAGATCGACATGGTCATCAACATCGGCGCTCTCAAGTCGGGCGAATACGATCATGTTCGAGATGACATTGCCAAGGTCGCGGATGCCTGTCATGAGGTCGGCGCCCTGGCCAAGGTCATAATCGAAACCAGCCTGCTCGATGACGAAGAGAAAGTCATGGCCTCGCACCTGGCCAAGGAGGCGAAGGCGGATTTCGTCAAGACCTCCACCGGCTTTGCCGGCGGCGGTGCGACCGTCCACGACGTTCTGCTCATGCGGGAGACCGTCGGGCCGAAAATGGGAGTAAAAGCCTCCGGCGGCGTCCGGAACCGCGAAGATGCCGAGGAGATGATTGCGGCAGGTGCGACGAGAATCGGAGCTTCTGCCGGAATTTCGATCGTTACGGGAGGTACATCGAGTGAGCAATATTGA
- a CDS encoding helix-turn-helix domain-containing protein, whose amino-acid sequence MTDSRRPVPSQQMRPNQPQPPSADELDGERWVDLREAEELTGIPGSTIRNWARKGRIDSRFEMDESGDRRYVELSEVLAWAEHLGRQHKRVVRGVARPAGSPADPSPSGSRDLTEDRAASEEVAADRAAEEVRDAAIGDSPPAEGAEAAEFEPQDEPDGTRDDVSTARTEIAIEEADDEDRAARDIPEGTMLVPLDAWNKMLNQLGNLHEAGQQLADARERAARAETEVQFLRERLAELRERSGTEAAADPSPPEDVIDPLWVDLYRRWKRRRP is encoded by the coding sequence ATGACAGACTCCAGACGTCCGGTTCCCAGCCAGCAGATGCGACCGAACCAGCCGCAGCCACCGTCGGCCGACGAACTCGACGGCGAAAGGTGGGTCGACTTGCGAGAAGCTGAGGAGCTGACCGGCATCCCGGGCTCGACCATCCGCAACTGGGCGAGAAAAGGGCGAATCGACTCCAGATTCGAGATGGATGAGTCCGGCGACCGGCGGTATGTGGAGCTGTCCGAGGTGCTCGCCTGGGCCGAGCATCTCGGACGGCAGCACAAGAGGGTCGTGAGAGGTGTTGCGCGCCCTGCCGGCTCTCCGGCAGATCCGAGTCCCTCCGGAAGCCGGGACCTCACCGAAGACAGAGCGGCAAGCGAGGAAGTAGCAGCGGATCGAGCGGCCGAGGAAGTCCGGGACGCCGCGATTGGCGACTCGCCACCAGCGGAAGGCGCCGAAGCCGCCGAGTTCGAGCCACAGGATGAACCCGACGGGACCCGAGACGACGTCTCGACTGCCCGGACGGAGATCGCGATCGAGGAGGCCGACGACGAGGACCGCGCAGCCCGCGACATCCCGGAGGGGACGATGCTCGTTCCTCTCGATGCGTGGAACAAGATGCTCAATCAGTTGGGCAACCTCCACGAGGCAGGCCAGCAACTGGCCGACGCCCGGGAGCGAGCGGCCAGAGCGGAGACGGAAGTTCAGTTCCTCCGCGAGCGCCTGGCGGAACTTCGCGAGCGGTCCGGGACCGAGGCGGCCGCTGATCCATCACCACCCGAAGATGTCATAGATCCGCTATGGGTGGACC
- a CDS encoding EutN/CcmL family microcompartment protein, which translates to MQLARVIGTVVATEKTPNLEGVKFLIVQPLTKDLEPKGRPVVAADGVAMAGPDELVYIVGSREAAQAMPEPFVPVDHAIVGIVDEVALAPRAGRHSPVEEGAR; encoded by the coding sequence GTGCAGTTAGCGAGGGTCATCGGGACCGTCGTGGCGACCGAGAAGACACCGAATCTCGAGGGCGTCAAGTTCCTGATCGTGCAGCCGCTGACCAAGGATCTGGAGCCGAAGGGACGGCCGGTTGTCGCGGCCGACGGTGTCGCCATGGCGGGACCGGACGAACTCGTCTACATCGTCGGATCCCGTGAGGCGGCGCAGGCCATGCCCGAGCCCTTTGTGCCGGTGGATCACGCCATCGTCGGGATTGTGGATGAAGTAGCTCTGGCGCCGAGGGCGGGTCGCCACTCGCCGGTCGAAGAAGGTGCCCGATGA
- a CDS encoding EutN/CcmL family microcompartment protein, which translates to MKIARVAGTVVSTISAPVFDGRRLLLCDYVDPSGEPTGDYVIAVDVVDAGAGETVLILDEGNGARQIMEMKVAPIRAVVVGVVDEVESA; encoded by the coding sequence ATGAAGATTGCCAGGGTGGCAGGGACGGTTGTGTCAACGATAAGTGCCCCCGTTTTCGACGGACGGAGATTGTTGCTGTGCGACTACGTTGATCCCTCCGGAGAACCGACGGGCGACTATGTGATCGCCGTCGATGTAGTCGACGCCGGAGCGGGGGAGACCGTTCTGATCCTCGATGAGGGCAATGGGGCGCGTCAGATCATGGAGATGAAGGTCGCGCCGATAAGAGCGGTGGTCGTCGGTGTTGTGGACGAGGTCGAAAGCGCATGA
- a CDS encoding EutN/CcmL family microcompartment protein → MLLGRVAGTLVASRKEPRLSGLKFLVLQQLDVDNTETGSYVVAADAVGAGVGEVVLYATGSSARQTEFTHERPCDAVVMAIVDTWEVGGDERYHK, encoded by the coding sequence ATGCTCCTCGGACGTGTAGCCGGCACGCTTGTTGCCAGCCGGAAAGAGCCCCGATTGTCCGGGCTCAAGTTCCTCGTGCTCCAACAGCTCGACGTGGACAACACCGAGACGGGTAGCTACGTGGTGGCCGCCGACGCGGTCGGTGCCGGTGTCGGCGAGGTGGTTCTCTACGCAACGGGCAGCTCCGCCAGGCAGACGGAGTTCACGCACGAACGACCCTGCGACGCGGTGGTGATGGCCATCGTCGACACATGGGAGGTCGGCGGCGATGAGCGTTATCACAAGTAA
- a CDS encoding aldehyde dehydrogenase family protein, whose amino-acid sequence MSLLTNEEIRAIIERVDRRLGDVAASDRPASALRAQAALAVSDAELGDGIYRTIDDAVAAAGRAQRAYAAMGLEARKSIVAAMRKAMLENAENLALLAHTETGLGRYEDKIRKNRVVALKTPGPEDLEPVAITGDQGMAVVEWAPFGLIGAITPTTNPTSTIINNAIAIVSAGNAAIFNVHPNAKRVSAENIRLLNRAAVSAGGPPDLVTAIPEPTVDSAKELMHHPDVPVLLVTGGPGVVREAQQTSKRAVAAGPGNPPVVVDETADIDRAASAIVSGASFDNNIICVDEKEAIVVDSVADRLLRAMAEKGAYILKQHELQRLERVVFRELGPPNRPGVVNPEWIGKNASLILAQIGVQVADDVRLIVADVPREHSLVWTEQMMPVFPVVRVPNVDAAIDLAVKVEHGFRHTAGIHSTNVETITRMARAMNCSIFVANGSFYTGLGEGGEGYSSFSIASPTGDGLTRPRTFSRERRVTVVGALRIV is encoded by the coding sequence ATGAGCCTCCTCACCAACGAAGAGATCCGGGCGATCATCGAACGCGTCGACCGGCGGCTCGGGGATGTTGCCGCGTCGGACCGGCCCGCTTCTGCGCTCAGGGCGCAGGCCGCCCTGGCGGTCTCCGACGCGGAACTGGGTGACGGCATCTACCGCACGATCGACGACGCCGTCGCAGCCGCCGGACGCGCACAGCGGGCTTACGCGGCGATGGGCCTGGAGGCCCGCAAGTCCATTGTGGCGGCGATGCGGAAGGCGATGCTGGAGAACGCCGAGAACCTGGCGCTCCTTGCCCACACGGAGACCGGGCTCGGTCGCTATGAGGACAAGATCCGCAAGAACCGGGTGGTCGCGCTGAAGACTCCGGGACCCGAAGACCTGGAGCCGGTGGCGATCACCGGCGACCAGGGGATGGCCGTGGTCGAGTGGGCTCCGTTCGGATTGATCGGGGCGATCACCCCGACGACCAATCCGACCTCAACGATCATCAACAATGCCATCGCGATCGTTTCTGCCGGCAATGCTGCGATCTTCAACGTCCATCCAAACGCCAAGCGGGTTTCTGCTGAGAACATCCGCCTCCTCAACCGTGCCGCGGTGTCCGCCGGCGGACCTCCCGATCTGGTCACGGCAATCCCCGAACCGACCGTCGACTCTGCCAAGGAACTAATGCACCACCCGGACGTGCCGGTCCTCCTCGTCACCGGCGGCCCGGGCGTTGTGCGTGAGGCGCAGCAGACGTCGAAGCGGGCGGTGGCAGCCGGTCCCGGCAACCCGCCCGTGGTCGTGGACGAGACGGCAGACATCGATCGGGCCGCCTCCGCCATCGTTTCCGGTGCTTCTTTCGACAACAACATCATCTGTGTGGACGAGAAGGAGGCAATCGTCGTCGATTCGGTGGCGGATCGGCTTCTGCGGGCGATGGCGGAGAAGGGCGCCTACATCCTCAAACAGCACGAACTCCAGCGTCTCGAGCGGGTCGTTTTCCGTGAGCTCGGCCCGCCCAACAGGCCGGGAGTCGTCAATCCGGAGTGGATCGGGAAGAATGCGTCGCTGATCCTGGCGCAGATCGGCGTGCAAGTCGCCGATGACGTCCGGTTGATCGTCGCGGATGTGCCCCGCGAACACAGCCTGGTCTGGACCGAGCAGATGATGCCGGTGTTCCCGGTCGTTCGGGTGCCGAACGTCGACGCGGCCATCGACCTGGCCGTCAAGGTCGAGCACGGGTTCCGGCACACTGCCGGCATTCATTCGACCAACGTTGAAACCATCACCCGCATGGCGCGGGCGATGAACTGTTCGATCTTCGTTGCCAACGGTTCTTTCTACACCGGCCTCGGTGAGGGCGGTGAGGGCTACTCGTCGTTTTCGATCGCCAGTCCGACCGGTGACGGTCTAACCCGCCCGCGCACGTTTTCGCGGGAGCGGCGGGTCACGGTCGTCGGCGCATTGAGGATCGTCTGA
- the rpiB gene encoding ribose 5-phosphate isomerase B, giving the protein MPDAAEIREIVSRIVDGLMPDDAASPISTPGESPVIAIGADHGGYPLKERLGFRLKEAGYQVIDCGTGSTDSVDYPDFAHEVARKVADGEATYGLVVDGAGIGSAMTANKVPGVRAALCYDLSSARNSREHNHANVLTLGAGLIGDGLAWQITQEWLGTPWGPGRHAARIEKMMEIEQRYLRDEK; this is encoded by the coding sequence ATGCCCGACGCAGCTGAGATTCGAGAGATCGTGAGTCGCATCGTCGACGGCCTCATGCCGGACGACGCGGCTTCGCCCATCTCGACGCCGGGCGAAAGCCCGGTCATCGCCATCGGAGCCGACCACGGGGGCTATCCGCTCAAGGAACGGCTGGGTTTTCGCCTCAAAGAGGCCGGATATCAGGTAATCGATTGCGGCACCGGTTCCACCGACTCGGTCGACTACCCGGACTTCGCGCACGAGGTGGCACGCAAGGTCGCCGACGGCGAGGCAACCTACGGCCTGGTCGTCGACGGCGCCGGCATCGGTTCGGCGATGACGGCCAACAAAGTCCCGGGCGTTCGAGCGGCCCTCTGTTACGACCTCTCGTCTGCGAGAAACAGCCGCGAACACAACCACGCCAACGTGCTCACGCTCGGAGCGGGTCTGATCGGGGACGGGCTAGCGTGGCAGATCACACAGGAATGGTTGGGTACGCCCTGGGGGCCGGGGCGACACGCTGCCCGCATCGAGAAGATGATGGAAATCGAGCAGCGCTATCTGAGAGACGAGAAATGA